The following is a genomic window from Euwallacea similis isolate ESF13 chromosome 4, ESF131.1, whole genome shotgun sequence.
CccatattttaatacaaaaatttgccTTTTAGATGTTTACTTTCTCATCCAAAGATTCCTATCCCAAGGGCCCTTAAGAAGAACTTTTCAGGTAAGGATAAGCCTGCTGCCTTTTCTATGATAAACCACCTTATAGGTATTTAGGTGTAGTTTTTTGGAATTGAGTATGCTGTAGTCTTTCCTAAGCCTCTCAGTAAGTCCTCATGCAGGTTGCTAGGTTGCATTGCTCAATAGTTAACCTTTGAGGGCACCAAAAGCCCTTTGGGTTACTTGTTCAATGTGTTTCACATTGTTCACTAGATTATAATGAATCTTGATCAGAGAAACTTGCCATTtttacacaaatttattacaatacaACTGAATTGGCCTAGATCTTGAATAGTACAGCTTTGAATAGCCAAGAAAGTAgtgttttaatgtttttgttttgttttcatacaaTAGAAAGTTCATACAATAGAAACAACTGCTTTGAGAGCTAATATTCCTAGCAACATCAAACACTATTTGCAACAATgagaaaagaattttaaaaaattacctacCAGGCTTACCTAGAgttgaattgaattgaagatttattttctgtaagaAATAGGTTACTTAAACAGgaacaataatatataatttcattTGTCTCTTAATTTCTTCCATTATTAGCTTCATTTTGTGCTGATGTTTGCTCAATTTAATTCCCTATCTATCTCTAATAAGTCATTTCAATCAGTGGAATGGTTGCAAAATAGATTTGCCcacaaatttctattttataatCTTATTAGTTACTTTATATTCATTCTGCTTCTgagttaaagttaaaaaatccaaattatttgtcccaaaaaataaatctttcatTCAGTTGTTCTCGTAAAGAGTAACTCTTTGTTTCTGTATCTTAGACTTGAATTTATATTTCCAGACCCTCAATGAAGAGTTACATGAGCATCGGGTaagtaacaataataataataattgtcataTTCTGATTGTGTTGAAATTAGTAACATATCATGTCAACCTAAGCATTTTAAGTCACATGTATACAGAACCGCCAAGGACCTATTTGACCAATAAATACCAGGTGTCCCAAAAAGAGGCCAATCCACTAATCTTAAATGCTCTGAGCATAAAGAAGTCTATAAAGGTAGCAAATttgatttctattttttaaagcttcaaAATATAGAGAATTTTGGGTGGATTGCTGAGAATGCTCCATGGTGACGTAAGGTATATTGTGGCCAAGTCAATGCAGGATACCCATTGTCCCAGACTGGATGTTTCCTACTAGGTGTAGGTTCCTGGCACACCTCACCACCTCTCAGCGTGAAGTTCTTTTTAAGTGTTTTCACCCAATAACTGTTTTGCCTAACATATCAAATCTTTGTTGAAAGCAGTTGCTGCatattaagttgaaatttggaaaatttacttCTCATTGAAGTCTACACAGATAGATAGATTAATCATCAATtgaaatcaattatttatctAAATATATGAGTAAACAACCATGTACTTGCTTTGGATTGGCCTCCTTTTTTATGACACCTTGTAGAACAATTTGTTTCATTGAGATATTCTTCTTTAAAGATATTGCCAAAAAGAATTGACTGGAAAGGCAATGAACATGATAGGACAGTTGAAGATATGGTAAGATTGTGCTAAACacataatattgttttttacctttttcatttcaatttcagcAAAGACAATACCCAAACATACGCGAAGATTTCCTATTTTACTTATGTAGTCAAGCATCCGCATTACTGAATCCAAATACTCAATCAGTACCATCTTTTCTCTGCTTTCGTCctaattcaaaaacaaagaaTGGTACCTTTATTAATTCtaaacagatttttaattaCGTTAACAAATATCGAGGAGTCTCTATTGAAGATATAAAAGCTCCTTTCAACATAGGTAATGtactaataaaaaagtttttattgtacCACAATGAGAGATTTCAGTGAATAACATCAGGGGTAGGGAAATTGGCGGATCCCTTTCTCGCCAAAGGATCATTGGgccaaaaatttttaatgggatgCAAATCCAAAGATGTACTATTGGTCACTTATCTGCAGTGTATTGCTTATCATTTGACCATTCTGGAAGGTAGTCAGAACCTTTCTAGAAAATTTAgcgtttattaaaaatccaaatttccaTGCAGATATGTAATTACTGGGGCCGATGACCTCCTGATAAAACTATGGTCCACGTATACAGGACGTCTTATTGCTACTTTTCGGGGGGCCTCGTCGGAAATTACGGACATAGCAGTAGATcctgaaaacattttattagcCGCCGGGTCTATTGACCGAATCTTGAGGGTACCATAAAATATAATCCATATtagttatctttatttttcatttattaaaattaggtGTGGAATCTACAAAGTGGGGCTCCAGTTGCGGTTCTGACAGGCCACACGGGAATGATTACTTCTGTGAATTTTTGCCCTACGTCTTGTTGGGGTCAACGGTATTTAATCACCACTAGCACAGATGGGTCTATCGCCTTCTGGGTTTACAGTTCAGACGGCAAGGAAAAGGTTGAATTTCGGTGGGTGTTTAAcgctttttaaataacaaattaatgcTATCATCTTCGGGATTAAATATAGGAACACCCCAACATTATACCAGGAGAAACTGAGACCTGGACAAGCTCAAATGATCTGTTCTTCTTTTAGTCCAGGAGGTACATTTTTGGCCACTGGATCGGCGGATCATCATGTTAGAGTTTATTATATGAAAGGTGCACACATGTGATAAAGTGTTGCAAATCTAAAATGAAGTGTTGTAATACGTGAAAATAGGTGATGAAGGACCGCAACGCATTCTCGAAACTGAGGCTCACACTGATAGAGTGGATTCCATCCAATGGGCTCATTCAGGACTACGATTTTTGTCGGGCAGTAAAGATGGGTCTGCAATCGTATGGTGGTTTGAGCGGCAACAAtggaagaatttatttttagatatgaCTTCCAAGTTACCAGGGTAtgttgaagtttaaaaattgcttgaatTTCATGCTGAAGTTGTTAAAATAAACTCTGACAGGGACAAGCAAAGTGTAGAATCGGATTCAAAGAAGATACGTGTAACAATGGTAGCTTGGGATCGCTCGGACGCAACGGTAGTCACTGCTGTCAGTGACCATTCACTGAAAATATGGAATGCAGAGACTGGGCAATTAGTAAGAATTTTGTCAGgtaagaataaaaatatttgtttaaaatttctgttgCTGGTCAAAATCAAAAGAATTTGGTAACAATTTTTGCGgcctattaaattaaaattctttaaaaacggcaaatttcaaaacatttgtAAAATCTATTGGTTTTTTAGATATGAGGTGACATTAGCACTTATTTGTTACAATTTTGAAGGTGCTATAatataaagaagaaaatgctTTACCAAGGCTCTAGGACTTCATTTAAGGCAGTTTATAAACCActcctttttaaaattgattgtattcggtatttttattatggaaTTTTGTACCTATGTTGGAATATGAAAATGCAAACAAAACTGGACTCAATTCAGTATAAACTAATCACACGATTTTTACAAAAGCTCGTAACACTGGAACGAcgctttttgttttatttattaatttttatcaggGCCAAATTGAAATGTTGCGTAAgaaaaggttagttcaagaAACTGTTCACTCTGTGATATGAGTTATCAGTTTTGTAATATAATAGTTACAGCGATGGATCACAAGCTAGCGAATACTATATATCTAATGCCTTCAATGACTACTTTGTAAATATACTTCTACAATGTTGGAGATTCGTAATTATTAGTCTTCTCGTTTGGGACTCAATATTATTCGATATTACTTTTAGGTCACACTGATGAGGTGTATGTACTGGAGCCTCATCCGCATGACGAAGACATTATTCTTTCTGCCGGACACGATGGCCAACTGCTCATTTGGGATATTAATAGAGGAgagatattatttaaatatttgaatacaATTGAGGGTGAGGTTGtttttatataattgtttttccttttaaatacGTCGAAGTCTTGAATATACGTTTCTATTTCATATTAGGCCAAGGTTATGGGGCTATTTTTGACGCCAAATGGAGCCCAGACGGTTGCACCATCTCGGCCAGTGATTCTCACGGTGACATACTTACGTTCGGTTTCGGATCTGGAAGCCCATTCTATCAACAGGTATTTTTCGTCCTTATTTCTATTGGCATCTCGAACACGTTGGGTTTTAGCTCCCTAAAGAGTTGTTTTTTCACACGGATTACCGTCCTTTGGTAAGGGACCAAAATTACTGGGTGTTGGACGAGCAAACTCAGGTTCCGCCTCATTTGATGCCTCCGCCTTTTTTGGTCGATATTGATGGAAATCCGTATCCTCCTATGTTGCAAAGATTAGTGCCTGGACGGGAAAATTGCAATGCCGAGCAATTGGTGCCGAACATCGTTATAGGAAATGAGGGTGAGTGTTCTTTCATAGATGGTGTACTTTATGGTTCAATTATTGTTCAAAAGGGAATCAAGAAGTGATACAGGACCTACCGCAGCAAATTTTGCCCAGTCCTGAATATGAAGAGGATGACGACATACGAGGCAATGCGGGGGGTTCTATGCGTTCCCACAGGTAATTAGAGATCTATGCTAATGTCACATGTTttcaaggattttttaaaggataCGTCAAAGTACCGGGGATTGGCAAACTGACCATAATATCGAGTGGAAgagaaatgttttaatggaACATCCACCGCGAGCTATTTTAGATCGAGCTAATGAAATTAGGTATATTTGCTTCTAAATTTTTCTGTCACTTACTAATGATAGTTCTATAGAAAACTGATAGAAGAAGCGGAAAAGAAAGAGTACCAGAAACAATTGCGAACGAGGCCGCTTATGATCTCAACCGCTGCTCCGAGCAGTGGCAGAATTAAAGATCAGAGAAAGCGAATATCAAAGAAGCAGGGAATGAAACCGAATAATACATTAACGGTAAGTACAGAGGGATGAAATTGAGAATCTTGTTTGATATATCGTTTAGTAAATTTCGGATTTCCGTGGTTATAACAATCCAGATCCGACTTCTGGTCGAGTgggcttttttaatttaaatttgttttgcatttgagttgtggaaaaaataatgatccTTAACTGGAAAGAAAGTCTCTTCACTTATTATGTGAATAACTACTTTTAAGTCACAACGTTGTTGTATTTAATAAGCGATGTTCATATACTAGTACGACTCTTTATATTGACATAACATGACTAGTATTATAAACAGGATgaaatgttggaaaattaTGATGTTATGCCGGTGTGTCCTTATTTAACTGACGAATCGTCGTACTCGGATTGGGCAGAAGAGGTTTCAGAGCCACGTAGGACCAGGTACGAATGTAATCtttatatttaacaatataaaataatttttggttatGTAATGCTGCAGCAGAACGCGTCAGAAAAAAAACGCATATAGCCGAAACAAATCATCTTCAGATAATGATGAAGATGACGATTTGTCCGATGAATCAGGGGCTAGTGACGATGCCGATTCAGACAATATTTCTGATCCGGAAATGGGAAATTCGCCGCGAACTACCAGAGAGAATAACAAATCTGCTAAGGTAAAATTCTAGAATACATAACTTTGACCTATttcaagataaatttaaattattttcaaggaTAAATCGCGTGTGTCTTCTCCGAGACCGTCAACCTCAAGACAAGCGGGATTGTCTAGGGCATCCGTGCCGAGAAATCGGTTGATAACCAAGAAAGACCCGATGCCAAAAATGGCTCAAACTGCCAAACTAACGGCCACTGAGCCTTCCACCAGCGGAGGAGTGACCACCACCTCCAACGGACCTAAAATTAAGGTAAATAATGCCTTGTTTTATAAGataaataagattttattGTGATTATTTCCTTCAGCTGCttctaatttaattgattaaacTGTGTCGGTTCTCAGGTTTCAGAGCAATACAAACTAAGCGAATGGCTGTCAGAAACGCGGCCTCGAAAGTCCCCATATTACCCACAAATTAATGACgaaattgtatattttgttcAAGGTAAGCTATACTTTTCTAGTAGTGAATAATTTCTTATAGAGCCATTTTCACGGAAAACCtatgtatattaatatttaaaacctATTTAATATGTGAGTGGTAACTTCAAATCTACAGgccacatcctgtatatcgaagCGGTCAAACAAAAGAACGTGTACGAGCCGGACATTAAAGAACTGCCCTGGGTGAAAGGAATACAGCTTAAAGACCACGAATTCTGTAAAGTGGTCAGCATTCGTTACGAAATCAAACCACCGCGGCTCTGCTGCCTAAAGTTGTCCCTACAGGATGAGAATAATTGTCCCACTGGCCGAACAATCACTCTTCGTTATCACGACATGCCTGATGTGCTCGATTTCTTCGTTTTAAAGCAGTGTTACTTGACTGCGTTGTCCAGGGATTGGCAAGCCGGGGACAGGTGATTACTCtattaaaacgaaattatttGCGGTTTTTAATATGTAGCCTTTTAGGTTCCGCTGTATGATTGATGACAATTGGTGGATAGGTGCGATTACGTGTAAATCTCCTGCTAGCGAATTATATCCAGAATCTGTTTTTATGTGCTATGAGATTGTCTGGACAAACGGAGAGAAGGAGAGAATGAGTCCTTGGGATATGGAGCCGATAGACGAAAATCGTAATGTTCGAAATGTcgttttgtgtatttttaaacgtGTCTTTTCAGGAGTTCCCGAAGACGAGAAAGAAGCCATTCCGGTCTTAGCCAATGAACTCTGGTCCATTTTGTACAAACCAACGTCAACAGATTGGCCGAACTGCGAAAGAGACACCGCTTGCAAGGCTATCGCCAGAGGCATTACACAAGTACATAATTTAGTATCATAAGCCTACGTTTGAGGCGAATTGTTCGTTTTCCATTCTCTTGAGAATAACACTTCACACAGAAATAGGAGTTATTGAAGCGACAAACTTGCACAATATCAGTCTGTGAAAACTACTGTACATCATGCAACTATTCCTTGGAATGCgcactttttttcaaattgaccaAGTCTATCTATTACCGTCTATGAGTTCCTGATATTGGACAGCCTTATCTTAACATACCATATTATCcccaaatagaataaaagaaaaaataaagtgtaGTAGTACTAGTTAGAATTACTTTTTCTTTATGTAGGTTATGGAACTGGCAATTGCTGAACCTTTCCTAGTGCCGGTAGATATAAACGTCTACCCTACTTACGCCCTAATCGTTGAGTACCCCATAGATTTGTCGACTATTAAAGCCCGattcgaaaataatttttacaggTAAAGGTTTGATTCAAGATttctataagaaaatttacattttatgcTCTTATAGGCGCTTACCTGCTGCAGAATTCGACATCCGTTACCTGGAAACAAATGCTGTGAAGTTCAATGAGCAAAACAGCACCATTGTCAAACACGCCAAAATTCTCTCCGCGCTGTGCTTGAGAATTTTAAGGTAAGACAAAGCAACCAAAATCTCTTAGATTTACACGTATCTATACGATATATGCGTACTTTCTCTTTGCAGAAGTGGCAACAATGCAATAGACATCGCTTCAGTTTATCATCAGTTGGTCGACGATTACTATTCGTCTACTGATGGTGAGTATTGTTTATCATAAAAGGTATATAGGTTTAACTTATTATCATTTAGGTAACGAAGAGGAAGTTGACATTGTAAAGCCCTCAACGAGCAGGTCTGTGAGGTATTTGCCAGTTCGATCTTGGAAATCGCCGGATGATTGGAAGATAGAAGCTATGTAAGAAGGTTTTAAAGTCTGTTTTTGCCTTCATTGCCTTATCTGATGTTTACAGGGGTCTGCTGGAACTCATGCGGCAAACAGAAGACTCGGTACCCTTCAGAGAACCAGTTAATAAGCACAAGTATCCCACATATCATCAGGCAAGTATTGATTATGGAATATGTATAACATTACctcaaataatttcttttgtcTTTGGTGGTAAATGATTTCGTATATCTTCAGTAACAAACTGAACATATATCCTAAAATAGTCGAAACGGCGCATGTCCTTATGTCATTTAGTGgttcttttttttctacatGGTACTGAGAAAATTGCTATCACATAAAATCTGGGACACCCAGTATAGAGtgataagaaaaatatgaaaaacacagatgtgaacatttttttggctCACCAAATATAATCCTGTTCTTTGTAGATCATAACAAAACCCATGGATCTCGAAACAGTGAAGGAGAAGCTCCAAAAAGGAGTCTACAAGGAACCCAAAGATTTCTGCTGTGATGTaagattaatatttcaaaactcaaGAACCTTCAATACAAATAAGAGATCTCGGGTAAgtaaatttcagattttatatACCTACTTACGCATCTATAATTTTCTgagttttttttctagatttacGTAATGACTGTTCGTCTATCGGCCATGTTCGAggaacacataaaaaaaattacgtcgAATTGGAGGATAGCGAAGAAGCGCCATCGCTGTCGGACAAGTTCCTCATCTGAAGAAAGTGATGGCAACGAACCTTCTTCAGAAGAGGACCAAAACCGGTCTAAAGTCAATACCATCAAGGTGGTAGTAGAGAAAATCGAACCTATAGAAAATGGCACTTTGGCCGCGTACGACAGCGATAGCGACAACACCCCGTTGGGAGCGTTGTTGGATCGCAGCACCGAATCGGATAATACCCAAGATAAAGTGGTTTCAAGAGCGGACGATGCACCTTATCTTGGAGTGGGAAAAAGGCTGTTGTTATCCAATGGTTTTGATCCAGAACCTTCGACGTCTAGCCAAAGCATAATAGACGATTTCGATCATAATTACACAAACAAACAGCCCACTACAAGTGGGactcgaaaaaatgttaaatccAGCGATTTTTCGGAAGACGAGGCTTTGCATAGTGATAATAATGATAGTTTTGGTGAAAAAATGCGGGAAAGTAGTGGCTCAGATAGCGAGGAAGAAAGTTTAAACCTGCGGCAATTGCAAATGCgtggaaaaagaaaatcttcagAGAGCGATGATCAGGACGAAGACTTTTGCCCGGATGAATCGTCGAGCAGTTCTGCTGCAGACGCTCCATCTAGAAGAAGGAGAAAAAGTAGCACAGACTCGGATTCCGATGATGAGAAACCCGTTAAGAGGAGAAGAGGGAGGCGGCCTCGAAAGCCCTCCTTTGTTGTTGAAGAGGATGAGGAAGATGATTCTTCGGACAATAGTACTTCAGACTCCAACACCTCGGATGACGAGGTCCCTTTGAGAAAAGCACGACGCCGACGTAAAACTAAAAAGACGTCTTCCAGCTCACAAAGTGATTCTTCCTTACGTCCTCGcaggaaaaaacgaaaagtgCTGGAGAGTGAAGACTCGGATTTGGATATGGGGAGGACTAATGGCCGAGCGAGGTACTTCGGTAGCGTAAGTAGCCGCGGTCGGGTGAGGAAAATCACCGAACGCGCAgcagcttttttaaaaaaagacaaaaagacTGGATGACGTAGCTTTAGCCCATTTTTAGGACATTTCGGACGCCGGAGAACTTTTAGAATATAAGTACAGTGTGTTTCGCTTAATTGATAGGACCAAAATGTTGGCACGTATGATGTGGGTCGCGTATAATAAGATTTTGTCCGTTTCGACTTcgaaaataaagaatatttttattattaaatgtggCGTATTTATTCCGTCAAGTCTCGGTTTTAGTACAGAAGTATTTATTAGCACTCTCCAGCACAGTTTAGCCTTTAGCAGATCACGTGAGACAAATCTCGTGTTCTTTTCGCGGCACCGATATGACTTGCTAAATGATTATGTTGGCTTGTTAACTAGACTTGAGCACCAGTTTGGGTTCTTTGGCGGACTAATTAGGGGCTCTTCTTTTGtagttttccaaatttttagtGACATCTCTATACTATGTGTCGTCTGTGACATTCCATAGGGCTCGAACTTGGGTCCCCTTCCCTTCAACATCTTGATTAACTTTCTGCTGGCGTGGCTTAATCTGGAGAAGAGATTAGTCGTTCGCcaaattataaagaaatatacctgtttttgttttgatatttatgattttcattaatttaccTTTGTAATGTGAAGTTTActcagcaattttttaatctgtAGCTACTTATGTATTCTGCACGTCACGTATTTTTGACTTTGTTTATTTGCGTTGaaaatcgaataaatttcGGAGTTTTTTGAGATTCAAAGATTGACCAAGTGCACGTACAAAACACTTTGATCTGTAAGGAATGAAAATCGTTTTCgcaatatgaaaaatttctttttagcGTTAAATTTCATAAGTCGATACCATATTCCCCTCTTATCCGTTCAGGAGGTACTGGCCAAGGTTTTGGATGAAAGAATTTGGGGTCTATATGACTGCCCCTCGTATGTGTGTCGCCACGTCCTGTCGGTTGAGATTTCCACTTGAATTAGCCATGAGGTACTCATTATATTTTTCGACCTCGAATATTTCATTGGATAGTAGTAGTGCCGGCGTGTTTCTACTGGGTCGAATGGAATCTCGACCCATAACATGATCGattatttcaagtaaaagAAGAGAGAGCGTCGAAGAAAATACacattaaatactttaaagaaaacattcaCGTGCTACTAAGTATACTATTTTATCATCATTGTGGACAATTTATTACTTTACCAAGTATAGGTAATTGTGTGTTTGACTGTAAATATGTGGCGTtgagagtttttttattaccggtactatttttgaatataaagtatttggtataaataaatttagattttgtgTTCGTCTTTAGGTGCAAGCATTAGCTACAGGTAATAGAAGCTTAACGCTAAAGGGAATAAAGATAAGATATcgtttaaacttttaatgccAATATAAATACGTTTTAGTCATATATATAGTAATTGAGCTTCTAACGATCAAGTTAATATATGGAAGCGTTTAAATTCTAGTTAATTTTAACGGCATTTCTGCACCATTATTGTTGACcaaaataattgcttttaATATCTCCTTAAGAGACTcataaatagttaaaaaaacgACGAATAGCCGCAAGGATTAAAGATCTAAGTACTAAGTACGATAGGTCATATTTTGATGCCatgaatatttccattaattacATGCATTTGCGACGTTTATtgtcataatttaaaaaaaaatcatgttataagtttttttcacCCAGTCAGTACCAAAATGGAAATTGGTGGGATTCGCTTCGCCCCCTTGAAGGTGCCGATGGACCGCCGACTTCAAACTTTGGCCGCCGGTGCCGGGTTCGTCTGGCTGATTTTCGGCGGGTTCATATGCCtgattttctcaatttatttagtactttttacgaaattttggTTGCTCACCACTGCCTACCTCTTGTGGGTGATGTTCTGGGATAAGCCGGTCAGTCAGCAAGGGGGGAGAGCCTGGAAATGGGTGAGGAGCTGGCGGTAAAGCActacaaatgaaaataaatccctGGTCTTTTATGAGAATTACTTGCAGGTGGTGGAAATATATGAAGAGTTATTTTCCTACTACCCTGGAAAGATTGCCGTGGGTCGAACTGGATCCCAAAAAGAACTATCTCTTTTGCTGTTTTCCTCACGGAATGCTATCTTTAGGAGTATTCTGTAGTTTTGGTAGGCCATAGAAAATCTCTAAACAAGCAAAAGCTTACTGGATTCCCTTGCAGGGACAGAATACGGGGATTTTAATACGTATTTCCCCCATCACAAAGTACACGTAGTGACCCTCTCTCAGCATTACATCATGCCCTTTTTCCGAGAAATGGCACTATCTTTAGGGGGAATTTCGGCGGAGGCTACAGCCATAGATTACATCCTAAAGTA
Proteins encoded in this region:
- the BRWD3 gene encoding PH-interacting protein; this encodes MELQNVRKMVNGVPETSPLASDVYFLIQRFLSQGPLRRTFQTLNEELHEHRILPKRIDWKGNEHDRTVEDMQRQYPNIREDFLFYLCSQASALLNPNTQSVPSFLCFRPNSKTKNGTFINSKQIFNYVNKYRGVSIEDIKAPFNIVNNIRGREIGGSLSRQRIIGPKIFNGMQIQRCTIGHLSAVYCLSFDHSGRYVITGADDLLIKLWSTYTGRLIATFRGASSEITDIAVDPENILLAAGSIDRILRVWNLQSGAPVAVLTGHTGMITSVNFCPTSCWGQRYLITTSTDGSIAFWVYSSDGKEKVEFRNTPTLYQEKLRPGQAQMICSSFSPGGTFLATGSADHHVRVYYMKGDEGPQRILETEAHTDRVDSIQWAHSGLRFLSGSKDGSAIVWWFERQQWKNLFLDMTSKLPGDKQSVESDSKKIRVTMVAWDRSDATVVTAVSDHSLKIWNAETGQLVRILSGHTDEVYVLEPHPHDEDIILSAGHDGQLLIWDINRGEILFKYLNTIEGQGYGAIFDAKWSPDGCTISASDSHGDILTFGFGSGSPFYQQLPKELFFHTDYRPLVRDQNYWVLDEQTQVPPHLMPPPFLVDIDGNPYPPMLQRLVPGRENCNAEQLVPNIVIGNEGNQEVIQDLPQQILPSPEYEEDDDIRGNAGGSMRSHRIRQSTGDWQTDHNIEWKRNVLMEHPPRAILDRANEIRKLIEEAEKKEYQKQLRTRPLMISTAAPSSGRIKDQRKRISKKQGMKPNNTLTDEMLENYDVMPVCPYLTDESSYSDWAEEVSEPRRTSRTRQKKNAYSRNKSSSDNDEDDDLSDESGASDDADSDNISDPEMGNSPRTTRENNKSAKDKSRVSSPRPSTSRQAGLSRASVPRNRLITKKDPMPKMAQTAKLTATEPSTSGGVTTTSNGPKIKVSEQYKLSEWLSETRPRKSPYYPQINDEIVYFVQGHILYIEAVKQKNVYEPDIKELPWVKGIQLKDHEFCKVVSIRYEIKPPRLCCLKLSLQDENNCPTGRTITLRYHDMPDVLDFFVLKQCYLTALSRDWQAGDRFRCMIDDNWWIGAITCKSPASELYPESVFMCYEIVWTNGEKERMSPWDMEPIDENRVPEDEKEAIPVLANELWSILYKPTSTDWPNCERDTACKAIARGITQVMELAIAEPFLVPVDINVYPTYALIVEYPIDLSTIKARFENNFYRRLPAAEFDIRYLETNAVKFNEQNSTIVKHAKILSALCLRILRSGNNAIDIASVYHQLVDDYYSSTDGNEEEVDIVKPSTSRSVRYLPVRSWKSPDDWKIEAMGLLELMRQTEDSVPFREPVNKHKYPTYHQIITKPMDLETVKEKLQKGVYKEPKDFCCDVRLIFQNSRTFNTNKRSRIYVMTVRLSAMFEEHIKKITSNWRIAKKRHRCRTSSSSEESDGNEPSSEEDQNRSKVNTIKVVVEKIEPIENGTLAAYDSDSDNTPLGALLDRSTESDNTQDKVVSRADDAPYLGVGKRLLLSNGFDPEPSTSSQSIIDDFDHNYTNKQPTTSGTRKNVKSSDFSEDEALHSDNNDSFGEKMRESSGSDSEEESLNLRQLQMRGKRKSSESDDQDEDFCPDESSSSSAADAPSRRRRKSSTDSDSDDEKPVKRRRGRRPRKPSFVVEEDEEDDSSDNSTSDSNTSDDEVPLRKARRRRKTKKTSSSSQSDSSLRPRRKKRKVLESEDSDLDMGRTNGRARYFGSVSSRGRVRKITERAAAFLKKDKKTG
- the LOC136408476 gene encoding diacylglycerol O-acyltransferase 2-like, with translation MEIGGIRFAPLKVPMDRRLQTLAAGAGFVWLIFGGFICLIFSIYLVLFTKFWLLTTAYLLWVMFWDKPVSQQGGRAWKWVRSWRWWKYMKSYFPTTLERLPWVELDPKKNYLFCCFPHGMLSLGVFCSFGTEYGDFNTYFPHHKVHVVTLSQHYIMPFFREMALSLGGISAEATAIDYILKYPEGGHVCVLMPGGAQESYYCKPGQYKIILKKRKGFIKLALKNGSPLVPVLSFGETDTFDQVEGETLRKVQEFIRKWIGIAPVVPVGRGFFQYTFGLVPRRKPIWVVVGQPMNIPKIENPTNEQIEQYHSMFVDGLQKMFEEQKYNYLEDPENKKLIIE